The proteins below are encoded in one region of Lactuca sativa cultivar Salinas chromosome 3, Lsat_Salinas_v11, whole genome shotgun sequence:
- the LOC111881984 gene encoding uncharacterized protein LOC111881984, with the protein MKYVLVTGGVVSGLGKGVTASSIGLLLQACGLRVTSIKIDPYLNKDAGTMSPFEHGEVFVLDDGGEVDLDLGNYERFLDVKLTRDNNITTGKIYQSVIDKERKGDYLGKTVQVVPHITDAIQDWIERVAAIPVDGKEGPPDVCVIELGGTIGDIESMPFIEALGQFSYRVGAGNFCLIHVSLVPVLNVVGEQKTKPTQHSVRGLRSLGLTPNILACRSTTELDVNVKEKLSRFCHVPEENILTLYDVPNIWHVPLLLRDQKAHEAILKVFDLPCMASKPMLGEWTARAQRCDMLNEPVRVAMVGKYTGLSDSYLSVLKALLHASVACRRKLLINWVSASDLEEATAIENPDVNRAAWNSLKSADGVLVPGGFGDRGVEGKIIAAKYARENNIPYLGICLGMQIAVIEYARSVLGLENANSTEFDPNTKNPCVIFMPEGSKTHMGGTMRLGSRRTYFQVMDSKASQLYGSQRFIDERHRHRYEVNPEMVLQLENAGLSFTGKDESGQRMQIVELGDHPYFVGVQFHPEFKSRPGKPSALFLGLIAAASGQLEALLKKNVNVGATNTNTKPNGFTNTNGSSSPHRFGNKIHTNGNTNGGLHV; encoded by the exons ATGAAGTATGTTCTTGTGACTGGGGGCGTTGTTAGTGGACTCGGAAAAGGAGTGACTGCTAGCAGTATTGGTCTTCTTCTTCAGGCTTGCGGACTTCGTGTCACCTCAATCAAAATTG ATCCGTATTTGAATAAAGATGCAGGAACAATGTCTCCTTTTGAGCATGGTGAAGTTTTTGTACTGGATGATGGGGGAGAA gTGGATTTGGACCTTGGGAACTATGAGCGGTTTCTAGATGTTAAGTTGACCCGTGATAATAATATCACCACCGGAAAGATTTACCAG TCTGTGATTGACAAGGAGAGGAAGGGAGATTATCTTGGAAAGACTGTTCAG GTTGTTCCTCACATCACGGATGCCATTCAAGATTGGATTGAACGCGTGGCAGCTATACCAGTAGATGGAAAAGAAGGCCCAcctgatgtctgtgtcattgaaTTGGGTGGTACTATAG GGGACATTGAATCCATGCCATTTATTGAGGCTCTTGGACAATTCTCGTATCGTGTTG GTGCTGGAAACTTCTGCTTGATTCATGTCAGCCTTGTGCCGGTTCTAAATGTTGTTGGGGAACAA aaaacaaaaccaacCCAGCACAGTGTTCGAGGATTAAGAAGCTTGGGGTTGACCCCAAATATATTAGCCTGCCGCAGCACAACG GAATTGGACGTGAATGTGAAGGAGAAACTCTCAAGATTCTGCCATGTTCCG GAAGAGAACATACTGACTCTCTATGATGTCCCCAATATATGGCATGTACCTCTACTCTTAAGG GACCAGAAGGCTCATGAAGCAATACTAAAGGTTTTCGACCTTCCATG TATGGCATCTAAACCTATGTTGGGGGAGTGGACAGCTAGGGCACAACGTTGTGACATGCTGAATGAGCCG GTCAGAGTTGCCATGGTTGGGAAGTACACTGGTCTTTCAGATTCTTACCTATCTGTACTGAAG GCTCTGTTGCATGCTTCTGTTGCTTGCCGAAGGAAATTACTCATCAATTGGGTGTCTGCCAGTGACCTTGAAGAAGCAACTGCCATAGAA AATCCTGATGTTAACAGAGCTGCTTGGAATTCTTTGAAG TCGGCGGATGGTGTGCTTGTTCCGGGGGGGTTTGGTGACAGAGGTGTAGAAGGGAAAATCATTGCAGCAAAATATGCACGTGAGAACAATATCCCCTACCTTGGCATTTGTTTAGGAATGCAAATTGCTGTCATAGAGTATGCCAGATCTGTTCTTGGTCTTGAAAATGCAAATAGCACCGAATTCGATCCAAATACTAAAAATCCTTGTGTCATATTTATGCCCGAG GGTTCAAAAACTCATATGGGCGGTACCATGCGCCTTGGATCGAGGAGGACATATTTCCAAGTAATGGACTCTAAAGCTTCACAGCT GTATGGTAGTCAGAGGTTTATCGATGAGAGACATCGCCATCGATACGAG GTGAACCCCGAGATGGTATTACAGCTTGAAAATGCTGGCCTGAGTTTTACAGGCAAAGATGAAAGTGGCCAGCGTATGCAG ATTGTTGAACTTGGTGATCACCCGTATTTTGTGGGCGTCCAGTTTCATCCTGAGTTCAAGTCTCGGCCGGGAAAACCTTCTGCACTTTTCTTAG GGCTTATAGCAGCAGCTAGCGGGCAGTTGGAGGCACTGTTAAAGAAAAATGTTAACGTTGGCgccacaaacacaaacacaaagcCAAATGGATTTACCAACACCAACGGATCATCATCACCGCATCGGTTTGGTAACAAGATCCATACAAACGGAAACACCAATGGTGGTTTGCATGTTTGA